The Astatotilapia calliptera chromosome 4, fAstCal1.2, whole genome shotgun sequence genome segment GATATCGCATTGCCTTTGACAGAAAGAGCATGCGCGTTCTAGGCTACGTTCCCACGCTGCAACGTGAAAGAGCAATGCAGAAGATTCTAATGATGCCTGCTCATAATTTCATCAACGTTAAACTGTTCGGCAAATGAAGGATTTCTGTTTCATATTCAATAGATGAGACATGACTTCTGCAACTGGTCAGTGTTTTACGCACTGCTTCTTTACAGATAAACTacacaatacattttaaaaataatcacgCGTTTATTCTCAGTTTACTATCTTCAGAATAATTTTACTGGTATAGTAATAGAGTAAGTTGTGGCATATACTTTAGCTGCTCCAAGGATAACATCAGAGTCTGAGTTAAAACTATATTCATATTCTAATAAATTATCAGAGAGGTGATGTTAATAGATAAGTGTGAACTGGAGAAAAAGTACAACCTCTGAAAAGAgggcagaaaaacaaagagtgcCTTAAAGAAGATTTCTGCCAGCaatttttgtacaaatgtaacTGAACCTCATGCCAAGTAATAAAGGGATAACATGAATTCAAGGAAATATGAACTGAAGTATGAAATATGATTATATCTCAGTTATATTAATCATCCTCCCATTCTCAACTAGAGCATCATGCTCTAAATAATTCATAAATAACATGCCTGtttgcttgttgttgttttgcatttttcatctCTACATCAGTCATATGAAGTAAGCGCTGTTGATGAATACACTATTAAACTGAAATCAGTTTGTTGTGGGTAAAGCCTGTGGTGACGTGAAATAGTCAGTAAATATAAGGAGTAGAAAGTACAAAGGaattagaagaaaataaaagtctaAATGTATTCCATGTCCAGCAGAATTTTAATACTGCTTTACTGTTAACAGCATCACATTCTGCTAAAATCaattggtttctgttttgtgaATAAATTATTTAAGGCATcctaaatagaataaaatgggAATACACACTACACAAAACACCGACAGTTGCAGAGGTCTTGTCTGATGTATTGAACATGAAACAGGTGACTTACGAGTTGATTTAGTCCAGATGCTGGTGTCACAGGTTAATCTGGTTGGACTGTCACACAGCCCAATCACATCCCCTCCATCTAGTGCAGATAATATAAAGTATATGCTTTAGTTGTAGTGCCGACCATTCTCAAATCAAATGATAGTTTGTGGGGAGAATAATGATGACAATAACGTTTTCCAAACAGTATATGAACAGGCATCGGCGCGGGCACCAGCTAAGCTAGCACGCTTTCTTTATtatccaaaataaattaaaacagacTGTTGCGtcatgttaaaaaatcaaaaggcaaataaatgcatttgtaaAGACGAAATATTTATAGATTTTCCCGGTTGGTCGTTAGTAGCTCCTAAAGAAGTGTACGACACATCTGTTTGACTGTCACCAGCGAATCTGAGACACCACTTAATCTGAAACACCAGTATTGTCGTTACTGTCGAGATTTTTGGTGACTATGAGATTTTTGGTGACTATTTTACGTGGTAAAtagttaatgttaatgttaaacaAGACTGAAATATGAACTTCACTACGTGTTATTAAAATGGTTATAATATTGCGAATTAAATAGCACAGTGACAGAGTTTCAAGGGTGTAACTTCTTTTTGAaaccaagcaaaaaaaaaattaccagtaatttAACATAGTGTTAGAATATTCATGCTACATGATTGAACAGTTTTCCTTTCATAAATGATATGTGATTTCCCCTCTTAAAATGCCAAAAGAAAAACCAATACTGTAATGTTTCCCACATTTAGCTCTCTGTCAACTAAAATAACTGACTTTTGGACTGTACACAATCCAGTAATGCAATGCAAGCAAATGTCTTACAAAACAACTTTAATTTCAAGAGATGACATTAGCATTTCATACATCCAAGGACACAAAGTGTTGACTATCACATGCAAAGCAAATTACATAGCTTATTTCAGTTAATATTTGCAGTGCCATTTATGTTAGGTCATAAAGTGGAAATGAATATCATTTCTCCGCTCCGTAACCCTATACTGCTATAATTAGCGCTGCTTGAATGGGAATTTCTGAATGTCAGTCACAACACATTCATAAAACAATcccttttgttttaaagttttattccttgtttttctcatttctacGTCTCTTTGGCGGGTAAAAGGAGTCTTCCGATAGACAGAACTCCAATATACACCAAACTTTTACAAGACATTTAATGTTGGAAACTAATCCACCAGCAATGATAACATTGTTGTTTCCAAGAAGATTAAATCTCACTGACTCCAAGACAGCTAAAACAAAGCCTTTGCAATATACAATCAGCTCGTCTGATATGAAATTAACAAAACAAGTCAAAGTGCAATGGCAACTTTTTAAAGACTTTAGAAGTTAAAGAGTGGCGTTCCACAGAAGCTTTTCCCATTCTTTGCAGAGTGATAACCAAGCCCTACACATCCTCCCACACTCATACACAAAGATTAAATATGTCTTTGTTGAATGAATGGGAATGCACTGGGCAATAGATAACCAAAGTGCAAAAAAAGGAATGattaagctgctgctgctgattggtCCTTAATGCAGTTGCAGAGCAGATTGTTTCAATGTTAGCTTACTCAAAGGAATGATTTCATTGCATCTTATCACATATTTTGGGATATTACGGTCCTCTCATCTTTTCACCTCGTCGGAAACTTGGAGAAACATTACTATTGTTACATGAGCAAGAAAAGTCACACAAATATATAACTGTCTACAACTAGTCTACAGGATTTTATGATTAACAACCTCCTCGTGTTAATTCATATTTAGTTTTTGTGCCTGTACAGTAACAAGCAAAGCCGTAGTAACAGAGCAGTTAAGATACAAGGGGTTTGGACCGATTGTCACAGTGTTACAATGGAATGAGAGTTCATTAAGAATGCAGGAATGCAATTATTACTAATGCCACGTTGTCTTCCAGTACAATAAAGGAATGTAAAATATCCATAgaaatgtatacatatacagctTTTATACTATTTACGTATAAAGAGATAAACAGCCTCTTTATCAACATAAATGGCTAACAGATATTTAGTTGTTGGCTGCACTATAACACTCTTATTCACATATTTATAATCACATCCCTCCTCACAGACCACCAGCAGGACAGCACACACCTGCCCACATATTTCATGGCTTTCCACAAATGAgccaataacacaaacacagcatgaAAGCTGATGACACACAGTTCAGATTAATGAAATCCAGGACGAGAGCAACAGGACCTGCTTTAGTGAATGACTCAAGGTAGAGGACAATGGTAGCTGCATTGAAATTGGGGTTTGCAGGAAATCTTCGGACAAACTCACAGTGGACAGTTCAACACTCTATCTGCGACTGGAGCTGCCGGCGCAGGGTGAGAGTGCGCCGGTGAAGCTGTTGCATCTGCTGCATGCGATCTCGCTGGCGGGCAAGGTTCTGGGGCATGGGGTACCGCTGGCAGCCGTACAGGAAGCGGTACGGGATGCGGACGTGGCAGGCAGTAGCTCGACAACGAGGCTGAGGCATGGGTGGCAGCAGCATCCATCGCTTCCTCTCGGCGCAGTAACGGTAGGCCTCCTTGCGATACTGCTTGTCTACATCGTCGCTGTTCTTCCAGCCCCCGATGATGAAAACATCCTCATCAAAGTGGCAGATTGCAGCACCCTCAATGCTGGTTACCTCTGGTGGAAGGCTTTCTAGGATCTCATCAGAGATGCGCACACTAATCTTCTGCCTGGCAACCTCATCCCGAACTGTGTAGCTTTTAGGACAGCAGGAGGCTGTGTGGTAGAAGTTAGTGGATGCCACAGCCATCTGGAAGATACAGTAGTTGTCAATAAGAGGCAGGGAGTCAACATCCTGCCACTGGCGACTCTCTGTGTCATAACGAGTGGTCACCGTCTTCAATCCATCATCATTATCTGTATCGACGGGTGTGCGTGCTGTGACATAAACATAGCGGTCCTCCACACTCACTGCCTTCACGTCTCGCAGGATTTTGGGAGCAGATTCCAGATTGTGCCATTTGTCCTGCTCTGGCTCATACACACTGACATCCTTGAAACCCGGGCTGAAGTTGCCATGGCCACCAATGCTGTATAAGATATCCTTAATGCAAGTCAGGCCAAAGGAGTGCTTGCGTGTGGTCAAGTTGCTCACCTGCTCCCAGGTGTTACGATTAGGGTTGTAACGTTCCACAGTCTTAGCGAAGCCTGGCTCCATAGAACCAGCTACATAGACGTGGGACTCTGTGGCAGCGATGGCGTGGCCATCCAGATGGTTATGGATGTGAGGCAGATTGACCCAACGGTCCTCATAAATAAAGTAGCCCACACATTCGCTAAGGTAGTCGCCTCCCTCCGAAACTCCACCTACTACCATGATAACGTCCATATTTTGACCAAAGCGAGGCTGAAAGGAGGCCATGTGCGAAGACCAGAACTCCATATCAGCCGACTTGAGGTTTTCAAATCTAATAGCATGGCCCTCTACTGCCTCCGACACCAGCCGCAGGCAGGCCTCGTTGGATGCCACCAGTCGTTCATTTTTCACCACTCTGGTCAGGTAGGTGGGCTTGATCTGGGGTAGCCTCAGGAGACGAAACAGCTCTTCAAAATAGCGGCTTCTCTCCTCTGGGTTCTTCTGCACCCACTTCACCACAGCCTCAAAAAGCACTTCCTCAGAATCCACGGTTATCTCTGCATCTGATAGCCAGTCACGCACCAGGTGAAAGGGGAGCGTGTAGAACTCCTCATCCTGGATAACCTTGTGGAAGTTGCGGCGGATCATGTCTGCAGCCCGCAGAGCCAGCTGGTCCAGGGTGTACATGTGAGCCAAGCTGTGGACGGCCACACAGTTGGTCAGACTCAGCTTCTTCTTAAGGAACTCTCCACAGAAAtctttcagctgcagcagcaggaacCTGACAAAGTAAACAAAGGAAATACAGTAAAGATTAGACAATAAAATTTCCTGCCAACTACATAACAGCATTCTGTTTACTCTTCTTTCTGCAAGCAGTGCGCAAAAACAATACTTCTACGGAAGGCCCAATGCATAGCATGCATAGTTAATTCAtctttctgaaagaaaaaagaaaagatgcgaAATTAAACTGATCATACCTATCAGCCAGCTCCAGAACTTCATGCACATTGCAGGTACTGACGCGTATTTCTCCCGTATACATATATTGGATAACACTCTCCACCGTCTCGGGGTCCGGCCCCAGCTCTGAGCTCCACTCCTTCATCTCCACCCGTCCGGACAAGGACTCGGAAAACTGTCCCCCCAGCAGTGGGGTGAAGTAGTCGGTGGCCGCAGCCAGGACAGACCTGTGGGCTGAAAACTCACAGCTCTGGAGGCTGCCCATTGCCGCCCCGCTGCTGAAGGCCAGCGTCACGTCGCAGAATAAGCCCTGCTTCCTCTGTTCGTTCTGCCGCCGCGAAAGCTCCGAGCAGTGGGAAGACGAGGTGAATTCCTCGGCCTCTTCCGCGTCTCCGTCTCCAGCAAGCGCACTGGGCGTGCTGGTGCCGCTGCTACCGCTGCTCCTGGTGGAGTCCTCCGGGTTGGGTGCCGCCGCTGCCATTCTACTGCCAGCACTGGAGATGAGCAGTGGTGGGAAATGAAGTAAACTAGCTAAGGAACGGGGGAGACATATAAGCGGAGAACAATGAAGTGCGTTTCGTATTCGTTGCGTCACTTCCGGGGCGAAAAGGGGAgggtttacttttaaaaagccGCTTCAAATCACCCTTTTTTCAggttttagtttaattttagaAGAAAAGACcttagtttaaaataaaaaagaggttatttttattgttagttTTAGCGTTCTGGTCTGTGCAGCACATGATAGCATTTAACACACAGGACACAATGGATAAATTTtggcctttttttaaacatgtactgTCATACATTAAGTTTAAAGTGTTGTTTTTGCGCggctttttttgtaaataaacagaGTCACTGACATGACATGCGCACTGAGTAAAAGGCGTTCCTACCTGTCTACACATGGACAGGAAAACATAATTGTTTTCAGTCTGCAGGCTCAGAGCAAGCACGCTGTAAATACACCAAATATGTATGTAATCACTTTAACATCGTTCGTTCGCAGTGGATATGAAAGCCGTTCAATGCATTTATCTGAAAGAAAAACGTCCCCGTCTAATAATGTCTCTGTGATTTGAGAATTACATCTAAAGGCGAAACAATTAACTCTCAGCAGGGCAAAGCAAGTAAACTCGCAGTGATTATACAGGACAGTAAGATACCTAATTCACTCAAATGCACAGTGACGCTACcttgttattattatgatgTAACTGCGTTGGTCTCACGATACGTCGAGACGTTCATAACCCTGTCTACACGTGTGTACCTCAAAACAGCTGGAGtgatttaaaaaacttttttttttctttttttcgcttttgtgtaatattttactaaataatTGGGAGAATTCAGCCGTTGTCCAGTCAGTGGCTTCCGAATGTCCTAAATTACACGTTTACCTTTGAGGGAAAAGTCCATGTAATGTCACCCAGAACACATTAGTCTCAACAGCTTAAAAACAGAAGGATACTAGGCTTCTTTAAGTTTAGATGTTAAGGTTTTCACAAAAGGTAAAGAAGTCGGGttcctttcttttttagctCTTAAGTCTAAAGAAGAAAACGATCCCCATTCCTGGAGGAGATACTAATCCCGTGGGGTTCTGGCGCCCCCTTGTGAATAAAGACAAACACATGCATTGATACATTTTaatgattacattttaatgtactTAATTATACCGTTATCAACATACAACAAATCAGTACACAGGAACACTTAGCTCACACTCAaagataaaaaacataaaacatgaagACACTGAAAACACGTTTCTGGTTTCTCACAGATTTGATACACTTTTTAACCACAACTGCATAATGGATAACACTGGCGATGCCTGCCACATATAGATACCCTTTtggaccttgttttttttttttctaaagaagtTCAGTCATTCTGAAAAGATTTTCACACCAGGCATGAAACAACCTTCAAAACTGCACTCAGAAGAATTAAAAATCAGAATGAATAAAAACCATACCTCATTAATTatacaaaaataatacattttatttaacccCAATTGTGCTGGCTCaaagatatttttattaataatttagcTTTTTGTTACTAACTGTGTCTCATTTATCATATGCAATGGCAGCCTCTTAAATAACCAGgtaagaggaaaaacaaaaaaaacaaaaaaaaccccccactaaTTACATATTTGTTGTTCTTATGACTAATAACATTATCTGACCATTTTAATGCTTTCAAAAAATACTCCCTCATATTGTACCAGCTGGGAGAGAACATTTCCTGCACACTGCAAATGGCAGTACCTGCTAGGTATGACTCATAAAAATGGTCCCATCACCCACAGTAAGCAGACTACAAGCATCACTCATTACTACTGTGTCAAAGGCaatacagaaaatgcaaattatAACATTCTTGTACCATTTGGTTAGTTAAGTATTAATTCATATGTACACAAATACAGATCTGATGTACAGTATGTTCTGATATTATATAGGAATTATTGCACTACATGTTCACTTCTTGTAGTAAATGG includes the following:
- the LOC113020408 gene encoding kelch-like protein 11 — protein: MAAAAPNPEDSTRSSGSSGTSTPSALAGDGDAEEAEEFTSSSHCSELSRRQNEQRKQGLFCDVTLAFSSGAAMGSLQSCEFSAHRSVLAAATDYFTPLLGGQFSESLSGRVEMKEWSSELGPDPETVESVIQYMYTGEIRVSTCNVHEVLELADRFLLLQLKDFCGEFLKKKLSLTNCVAVHSLAHMYTLDQLALRAADMIRRNFHKVIQDEEFYTLPFHLVRDWLSDAEITVDSEEVLFEAVVKWVQKNPEERSRYFEELFRLLRLPQIKPTYLTRVVKNERLVASNEACLRLVSEAVEGHAIRFENLKSADMEFWSSHMASFQPRFGQNMDVIMVVGGVSEGGDYLSECVGYFIYEDRWVNLPHIHNHLDGHAIAATESHVYVAGSMEPGFAKTVERYNPNRNTWEQVSNLTTRKHSFGLTCIKDILYSIGGHGNFSPGFKDVSVYEPEQDKWHNLESAPKILRDVKAVSVEDRYVYVTARTPVDTDNDDGLKTVTTRYDTESRQWQDVDSLPLIDNYCIFQMAVASTNFYHTASCCPKSYTVRDEVARQKISVRISDEILESLPPEVTSIEGAAICHFDEDVFIIGGWKNSDDVDKQYRKEAYRYCAERKRWMLLPPMPQPRCRATACHVRIPYRFLYGCQRYPMPQNLARQRDRMQQMQQLHRRTLTLRRQLQSQIEC